The genomic segment CGAAAGGCCAGATAAACCCCGCTGCCACCTTTCGGTACTGCCGCCGGTTGTCATTACTTACGTTGGGCTTAAGCCATAAAATGACAACGTTGTCCGATTATGCCGACAGAAGCGGTGAGGTGGTCAAGGTTTGATCATCAAAAACCCGGCGGAGCTCACAGAATAGGCACTGGGCCGTGATAACGATCACAATTGTTTCCACCCAACCGGTGGCAATCAAGCGCGACATTAAGGTTTTTAACACCGCAGCGAGCTCGGCTTTGTTAGGCTACCCGCTGTAGATTCACGGACTGAAACCAAGGAGCTTAAATGAAACCTGTCTATTTGCTCGCGCCCATTGCGCTTACTCTTTTCGGCTGCGGCGGTAGTGACGACGAGCCGCACAATAGCGGCCATGACAATACGGGCACGCCTTACGCCTATGAGGTGATTGAATGCGGCAGAAGCTGGCACACCACCATTGACGAGCCAAGCCGCGAGGTTATTACCGACGTACACCGCTTTCGCGAGGTGTACGGGGTTTCGGATTTAAACAATCAGGATGACATTCCCACTATCGATTTTGATACCCAACAGGTGGTGGCGATGCACGCCGGGCGCAAGCCCAACCCGGGCCACAGCCTGCGCATAGATCAGGTGGTAGAAGTAGAGGACAGGATTGAAGTGCGCTATACCAATATTTTGCCCAATTCCAGTGGCGATTGCGCTTACCCATCCGTTATTGCTCATCCTTATTGCTTTATCTCGATGGCAAAAAGCGACTTATCGGTGACCTATTCCGGAATAACGGAAGAGGGTAGTTGCGGTGGAGAAGAATAGTCCGCACCCTATCCGTTAAGGGGTAAAAAGGCCGCTGCATGCGGCCTTGGAATAAAAACTATTGCTCGGATGCATCCCACACTTGCCCCGAGGCGGTGCCGTCGCTGGGGGGGTTAAACACCTCTACCGCC from the Gilvimarinus sp. DA14 genome contains:
- a CDS encoding protease complex subunit PrcB family protein gives rise to the protein MKPVYLLAPIALTLFGCGGSDDEPHNSGHDNTGTPYAYEVIECGRSWHTTIDEPSREVITDVHRFREVYGVSDLNNQDDIPTIDFDTQQVVAMHAGRKPNPGHSLRIDQVVEVEDRIEVRYTNILPNSSGDCAYPSVIAHPYCFISMAKSDLSVTYSGITEEGSCGGEE